One genomic region from Streptomyces sp. NBC_01304 encodes:
- a CDS encoding rod shape-determining protein has product MRGTARDFAIDVGSATLRVLSAHAESVVRIPAIAAVDPDGRICARGSRALAVQDRRPDGLRVVRPVAHRAVADTSVAAQLLRTALRDAAPHSRTQTAGGTVCLPDDAGSVQAQALLDVCHGAGLRHVRLVPKSLAAAAGAGIPLDEPAGALLVDVGADRTSAAMLSFGDVISTRGTAVGSATVDTALMRFLRRRHGLVVCAAEAERAKVRIGESLATTGTVPVHGQDLQRGLPDTRNVPAAELARVARDTFEGIARITLSLLADSPAELVDDVVDRGLVLCGEGARLYGLEDHLRERVNIPVHVPDHPGDLGVRGAWQVGTI; this is encoded by the coding sequence ATGCGCGGCACAGCACGGGATTTCGCCATAGACGTCGGCAGCGCGACCTTGCGGGTCCTTTCGGCCCACGCCGAGTCCGTGGTGCGGATACCGGCGATAGCCGCGGTCGACCCCGACGGCCGCATATGTGCCCGCGGTTCCCGCGCCCTGGCCGTGCAGGACCGCCGCCCCGACGGACTGCGCGTGGTCCGCCCCGTCGCCCACCGGGCGGTGGCCGACACCTCCGTCGCGGCCCAGCTGCTCCGCACCGCCCTGCGTGACGCCGCCCCGCACAGCCGCACCCAGACCGCGGGCGGCACGGTCTGCCTGCCGGACGACGCGGGCAGCGTGCAGGCGCAGGCCCTGCTCGATGTCTGTCACGGCGCCGGACTGCGCCACGTACGCCTGGTGCCGAAGTCCCTCGCCGCGGCCGCCGGAGCCGGCATACCCCTCGACGAACCCGCGGGTGCGCTCCTCGTGGACGTGGGCGCGGACCGGACCTCGGCGGCGATGCTCTCCTTCGGAGACGTGATCTCCACCCGCGGAACCGCGGTGGGCAGCGCGACCGTCGACACCGCCCTGATGCGCTTCCTGCGCCGCCGCCACGGGCTCGTGGTCTGCGCGGCGGAGGCCGAGCGGGCCAAGGTCCGGATCGGCGAGTCCCTGGCGACGACCGGCACCGTCCCCGTGCACGGCCAGGACCTGCAGCGGGGCCTCCCCGACACCCGGAACGTTCCGGCCGCCGAGCTCGCCCGCGTCGCTCGCGACACCTTCGAGGGCATCGCCCGGATCACCCTCTCCCTGCTGGCCGACAGCCCCGCGGAGCTGGTGGACGACGTGGTCGACCGGGGCCTGGTGCTGTGCGGCGAGGGCGCCCGGCTGTACGGCCTGGAGGACCACCTGAGGGAGCGGGTGAACATCCCGGTCCATGTGCCGGATCACCCCGGTGACCTGGGGGTACGCGGCGCCTGGCAGGTGGGGACGATCTGA